From the genome of Mesorhizobium japonicum MAFF 303099, one region includes:
- a CDS encoding fumarylacetoacetate hydrolase family protein has translation MKLLRYGEVGSERPGLLDADGTIRDLSAHVADIAGTTLHPASLEMLGKLDPKSLPAVSGKPRLGACVAGTGKFICIGLNYSDHAAETGATVPPEPIIFMKASSAIVGPDDDVLIPRGSEKTDWEVELAVVIGKTAKYVSEADALDYVAGYAVAHDVSERAFQAERQGQWTKGKSCDTFGPTGPWLVTKDEVADPQNLKMWLTVNGKTMQNGSTKTMVYGVKYLVSYLSQFMSLHPGDIISTGTPPGVGLGMKPPVFLRAGDVVELGIEGLGQQKQTFKADV, from the coding sequence ATGAAACTGCTGCGCTATGGCGAGGTGGGGAGCGAACGTCCCGGCCTGCTCGATGCGGATGGAACGATCCGCGATCTCTCCGCCCATGTCGCCGACATTGCCGGCACCACGCTTCATCCGGCCTCGCTGGAGATGCTGGGCAAGCTTGATCCGAAGTCGCTGCCGGCGGTTTCCGGCAAGCCTCGCCTCGGCGCCTGCGTCGCCGGCACCGGAAAATTCATCTGCATCGGCCTCAACTACTCCGACCACGCCGCCGAAACCGGTGCCACCGTGCCGCCGGAGCCGATCATCTTCATGAAGGCGAGCTCGGCCATTGTCGGCCCGGACGACGACGTGCTGATCCCGCGCGGTTCCGAAAAGACCGACTGGGAAGTCGAGCTCGCAGTGGTCATCGGCAAGACGGCAAAGTATGTCAGCGAAGCCGACGCGCTGGATTATGTCGCCGGCTATGCCGTTGCGCATGACGTCTCCGAGCGCGCCTTCCAGGCGGAGCGGCAAGGCCAGTGGACCAAGGGCAAGAGCTGCGACACGTTTGGCCCGACCGGCCCGTGGCTGGTGACCAAGGACGAAGTCGCCGACCCGCAGAACCTGAAGATGTGGCTGACCGTCAACGGCAAGACCATGCAGAACGGCTCGACCAAGACCATGGTCTACGGCGTCAAATATCTGGTGTCCTATCTCAGCCAGTTCATGTCGCTGCACCCCGGCGACATTATTTCGACAGGCACCCCGCCCGGCGTGGGCCTCGGCATGAAGCCGCCAGTATTCCTCAGGGCCGGCGATGTGGTGGAACTGGGCATCGAGGGCCTCGGCCAGCAGAAGCAGACGTTCAAGGCTGACGTGTAG
- a CDS encoding SDR family oxidoreductase, whose protein sequence is MADLAGKVVVITAAAQGIGKASALAFAKTGATVHATDINETLLAELAKTPGIKTRKLDVLNDEAVNTTFAEIGRVDVLFNCAGFVHSGSILEMKDGDLDFAFNLNVRAMIRTIRAVLPGMLERGDGSIVNMSSVAGAGKGVPNRFAYGVTKAAVIGLTKAIAADYVGKGIRCNAICPGTVESPSLQDRMHAQGDYEAARAAFIARQPMGRLGTPEEIADLAVYLAGATYTSGQAYNIDGGWSI, encoded by the coding sequence ATGGCGGATCTGGCAGGCAAGGTCGTTGTCATCACGGCGGCGGCGCAAGGCATCGGCAAGGCGAGCGCGCTGGCCTTCGCCAAGACTGGAGCCACCGTCCACGCCACCGACATCAACGAGACGCTTCTCGCCGAACTCGCCAAGACGCCAGGGATCAAGACCCGCAAGCTGGATGTGCTCAACGACGAGGCCGTCAACACCACCTTCGCCGAGATCGGCCGCGTCGACGTGCTGTTCAACTGCGCCGGCTTCGTCCATTCCGGCTCGATCCTGGAGATGAAGGATGGCGATCTCGATTTCGCCTTCAACCTCAATGTCCGCGCCATGATCCGCACCATCAGGGCCGTGCTGCCCGGCATGCTGGAACGAGGCGACGGATCGATCGTCAACATGTCTTCCGTCGCCGGCGCCGGCAAAGGCGTGCCGAACCGCTTCGCCTATGGCGTCACCAAGGCCGCCGTCATCGGCCTGACCAAGGCGATTGCCGCCGACTATGTCGGCAAGGGCATACGCTGCAACGCCATCTGCCCCGGCACGGTCGAAAGCCCGTCGCTGCAGGACCGCATGCATGCGCAAGGCGACTACGAAGCCGCCCGCGCCGCCTTCATCGCCCGCCAGCCAATGGGCCGGCTCGGCACGCCTGAGGAAATCGCCGATCTCGCGGTCTATCTGGCCGGCGCGACCTACACGTCCGGGCAGGCCTATAATATCGACGGCGGCTGGTCGATCTGA
- a CDS encoding aldehyde dehydrogenase family protein — translation MNILDRYHAMEYGPAPEARNEADAWLAARDFGKALFIDGAWKAASGGKTFDTSEPSSGKLLAKVSDASAADIDAAVAAATKALPKWSASSGYARAKVLYAIGRAMQRHQRLFAVLESIDNGKPIRESRDIDVPLAIRHFIHHAGWAQALDRDFPGHKGVGVVGQIIPWNFPLLMLAWKIAPALAAGCTVVLKPAEFTPLTAILFAEICERAGVPKGVVNIVQGGPEAGAAIVNHPGIQKIAFTGSSEVGKIIRKATAGSGKKLSLELGGKSAFIVFEDADLDSAVEGLVDGIWFNQGQVCCAGSRLLVQEGIAEALIAKVKTRMSRLRVGSPLDKNTDIGPLVDLTQLDRVKGLVAEGAKQGAVCWQPDAALPSSGYYHLPTLATGVSPANILAQEEVFGPVLATMTFRNTEEAIELANNTRYGLAASVWSENVNLALHVAPQLKAGVVWVNGTNMFDAACGFGGYRESGFGREGGREGMFEYLTAKLPLGPVIKPAAVSAQPVEQADGAAIDRTAKLFIGGKQVRPDGNYSLAVATAKGKLAGEVGFGNRKDIRDAVSAARACKGWPEATAYNRSQVLYYLAENLSGRAGEFAARLTELTGATPKAAREEVDQSIERLFLYAGLADKFEGRVHQPPARAVTLALHEPVGVVGIVAPDASPLLGLISLVAPALAMGNTVVAVPSERYPLLATDLYQVIEYSDVPAGAINIVTGRSAELAGVLAKHDDVDGLWVFADAETCARAEAESIGNLKRVWSGNGRSLDWASDEAAGDAFLRRAVEVKNVWVPYGD, via the coding sequence ATGAATATTCTCGACCGCTATCACGCCATGGAATACGGCCCGGCGCCGGAAGCCCGCAACGAGGCCGATGCGTGGCTTGCCGCGCGCGATTTCGGCAAGGCGCTGTTCATCGACGGTGCCTGGAAGGCCGCTTCCGGCGGCAAGACCTTCGACACCAGCGAGCCGTCTTCCGGCAAGCTGCTGGCCAAGGTCTCCGACGCCAGTGCCGCCGATATCGACGCGGCGGTTGCGGCGGCCACCAAGGCATTGCCGAAATGGAGCGCCAGTTCAGGCTACGCCAGGGCAAAGGTGCTCTACGCCATTGGCCGCGCCATGCAGCGGCATCAGCGCCTGTTCGCGGTGCTGGAGTCGATCGACAATGGCAAGCCGATCCGCGAAAGCCGCGACATCGACGTGCCGCTCGCCATCCGCCATTTCATCCATCACGCCGGCTGGGCGCAGGCGCTGGACAGGGATTTTCCCGGTCACAAGGGCGTCGGCGTCGTCGGCCAGATCATCCCGTGGAATTTCCCGCTGCTGATGCTGGCCTGGAAGATCGCGCCGGCGCTGGCCGCCGGCTGCACGGTGGTGCTGAAGCCGGCCGAATTCACGCCGCTGACCGCCATCCTGTTCGCCGAAATCTGCGAGCGCGCCGGCGTACCGAAGGGCGTCGTCAACATCGTGCAGGGCGGACCGGAAGCGGGCGCGGCCATCGTCAACCATCCCGGCATCCAGAAGATCGCCTTCACCGGCTCGTCCGAAGTCGGCAAGATCATCAGGAAAGCCACCGCCGGATCGGGCAAAAAACTGTCGCTGGAGCTCGGCGGCAAATCGGCCTTCATCGTCTTCGAGGATGCCGATCTCGACAGCGCGGTCGAAGGCCTGGTCGACGGCATCTGGTTCAACCAGGGCCAGGTCTGCTGCGCCGGTTCGCGGCTCCTGGTGCAGGAAGGCATCGCCGAGGCTTTGATCGCCAAGGTCAAGACGCGGATGAGCCGGCTGCGCGTCGGCAGCCCGCTCGACAAGAACACCGATATCGGCCCGTTGGTCGATCTGACCCAGCTCGACCGCGTCAAGGGCCTGGTCGCCGAAGGCGCGAAGCAAGGCGCCGTCTGCTGGCAGCCGGATGCAGCGCTGCCGTCTTCCGGCTACTATCATCTGCCGACACTCGCCACCGGTGTTTCGCCGGCTAATATCCTGGCGCAGGAAGAGGTGTTTGGCCCGGTTCTGGCGACTATGACCTTCCGCAACACCGAGGAAGCGATCGAGCTTGCCAACAACACGCGCTATGGGCTCGCGGCGAGCGTGTGGAGCGAGAACGTCAACCTCGCCTTGCACGTGGCGCCGCAATTGAAGGCCGGCGTGGTCTGGGTCAACGGCACCAACATGTTCGACGCCGCCTGCGGTTTTGGCGGCTACCGCGAAAGCGGCTTCGGCCGCGAGGGCGGGCGCGAAGGCATGTTCGAATATCTCACGGCAAAACTGCCGCTCGGACCGGTCATCAAGCCGGCGGCGGTTTCGGCGCAACCGGTCGAGCAGGCTGACGGCGCGGCCATCGACCGCACCGCAAAACTGTTCATCGGCGGCAAGCAGGTGCGGCCGGACGGCAATTATTCACTGGCCGTCGCCACCGCCAAGGGCAAGCTGGCCGGCGAAGTCGGCTTTGGCAACCGCAAGGACATCCGTGACGCCGTTTCCGCCGCCCGCGCCTGCAAGGGTTGGCCCGAGGCGACCGCCTATAACCGCTCCCAGGTGCTTTATTATCTGGCCGAGAACCTTTCCGGCCGCGCGGGGGAGTTTGCCGCGCGTCTCACCGAACTGACCGGGGCGACGCCCAAGGCCGCGCGCGAAGAGGTCGACCAGTCGATCGAACGGCTGTTCCTCTATGCCGGCCTTGCCGACAAGTTCGAAGGGCGCGTGCACCAGCCGCCAGCCCGCGCCGTGACGCTGGCGCTGCATGAGCCGGTCGGCGTCGTCGGCATCGTCGCGCCGGATGCCTCACCGCTGCTCGGCCTGATCTCGCTGGTCGCGCCGGCGCTGGCCATGGGCAATACGGTGGTCGCGGTGCCTTCGGAACGCTATCCGCTGCTCGCCACCGATCTCTATCAGGTCATCGAATATTCCGACGTCCCGGCCGGCGCCATCAACATCGTCACCGGCCGCAGCGCCGAACTTGCCGGCGTGCTGGCCAAGCATGACGATGTCGACGGGCTCTGGGTGTTCGCCGATGCCGAGACCTGCGCCAGGGCGGAAGCCGAGTCCATCGGCAACCTCAAGCGCGTCTGGAGCGGCAATGGCCGCAGCCTCGACTGGGCTTCCGACGAGGCGGCCGGCGATGCTTTCCTGCGCCGCGCCGTCGAGGTCAAGAATGTCTGGGTGCCTTACGGCGACTGA
- the deoC gene encoding deoxyribose-phosphate aldolase, with protein sequence MSSTIREADLGTKVTPLPARAAANTPVPLDHRIARNPGMKLDLGFMESVRSVNRSALERRVASLTKRRSIKADNQAAWLLRAVACMDLTTLNSNDTEERVRRLCAKAINPFRRDIVEGLGIAGETIRPAAVCVYHPFVATAVDAVRGTGIHVAAVSTAFPHGLAPLSTRLQEIEASVRDGADEIDVVIPRGLVFGAKWRELYNEIVSMRAACGDAHLKVILGTGDLATLRNVMLASMVAMMAGADFIKTSTGKESVNATLPVGLAMVRAIRAYFEETGYLIGFKPAGGISTAKASLDWLVLMKEELGRPWLEPELFRFGASSLLTDIERQLEHHLTGHYSANHRHAMA encoded by the coding sequence ATGAGCAGCACAATCCGCGAAGCCGATCTTGGCACCAAGGTGACGCCGCTGCCGGCCCGCGCCGCCGCCAACACCCCCGTACCGCTGGACCATCGCATCGCGCGCAATCCCGGCATGAAGCTTGACCTCGGCTTCATGGAATCGGTGCGCAGCGTCAACCGTTCGGCGCTGGAACGGCGCGTCGCCAGCCTGACCAAACGGCGTTCGATCAAGGCCGACAACCAGGCGGCCTGGCTGCTGCGCGCCGTCGCCTGCATGGATCTGACGACGCTGAACTCCAACGACACCGAGGAGCGCGTGCGCCGGCTCTGCGCCAAGGCGATCAACCCGTTCCGCCGCGACATCGTCGAAGGCCTCGGCATTGCGGGTGAAACCATCCGGCCGGCTGCCGTCTGCGTGTACCATCCCTTCGTCGCCACGGCCGTCGATGCCGTGCGCGGCACCGGCATCCACGTCGCCGCCGTCTCCACCGCCTTTCCGCATGGGCTTGCGCCGCTGTCGACCCGGCTGCAGGAGATCGAGGCTTCGGTGCGCGACGGCGCCGACGAGATCGACGTCGTCATTCCGCGCGGGCTGGTGTTCGGCGCCAAGTGGCGGGAGCTCTACAACGAGATCGTCTCGATGCGCGCTGCCTGCGGCGACGCGCATCTGAAGGTCATTCTGGGCACCGGCGACCTCGCCACTTTGCGCAACGTCATGCTGGCCTCGATGGTGGCGATGATGGCGGGCGCCGATTTCATCAAGACCTCGACCGGCAAGGAAAGCGTCAACGCGACGTTGCCCGTTGGCCTCGCCATGGTGCGCGCCATCAGGGCCTATTTCGAGGAAACCGGTTATCTCATCGGCTTCAAGCCGGCCGGCGGCATATCCACGGCCAAGGCCTCACTCGACTGGCTGGTGCTGATGAAGGAAGAGCTCGGCCGGCCATGGCTGGAACCGGAGCTATTCCGCTTCGGCGCGTCGAGCCTTTTGACCGATATCGAACGGCAGCTCGAGCATCATCTGACCGGGCACTATTCGGCCAATCACCGCCACGCAATGGCTTGA
- a CDS encoding ferredoxin--NADP reductase: protein MNTTSAFNTAGARPLQFPIPANVYAETVVSVKHYTDRLFSFRITRPQSLRFRSGEFVMIGLPNAEKPVFRAYSVASPAWDEELEFFSIKVPDGPLTSELQKIQVGDTVIMRQKSTGTLVVDALTPAKRLFMISTGTGIAPFASLLRDPDTYEKFDQLILTHTCRDNAELTYGQELVAALESDPLIGELTTGRVTLYNSTTREESARMGRITALIGSGKFYADLGIDKLNPETDRIMICGSMHMLKDVKELAESLGFQEGSLSHPATFVVERAFVG from the coding sequence ATGAACACCACATCCGCCTTCAACACCGCCGGCGCCCGCCCGCTGCAGTTTCCTATACCGGCCAATGTCTATGCCGAAACCGTCGTCTCGGTGAAGCACTACACCGACCGGCTGTTCTCTTTCCGCATCACCCGTCCGCAGTCGCTGCGCTTCCGCTCCGGCGAATTCGTCATGATCGGCCTGCCCAATGCCGAGAAGCCGGTGTTCCGTGCCTATTCGGTCGCAAGCCCGGCCTGGGACGAAGAGCTGGAATTCTTCTCGATCAAGGTGCCGGACGGCCCGCTGACCTCGGAACTGCAGAAGATCCAGGTCGGCGACACCGTCATCATGCGCCAGAAGTCGACCGGGACCCTGGTGGTCGACGCGCTGACCCCGGCCAAGCGGCTGTTCATGATCTCGACCGGCACCGGCATCGCGCCCTTCGCCAGCCTGCTGCGCGACCCCGACACCTATGAGAAATTCGACCAGCTGATCCTGACCCATACCTGCCGCGACAATGCCGAGCTGACCTACGGCCAGGAATTGGTGGCGGCGCTGGAAAGCGACCCGCTGATCGGCGAACTGACCACCGGGCGCGTCACGCTCTACAATTCGACGACCCGCGAAGAATCGGCCCGCATGGGCCGCATCACCGCGCTGATCGGTTCAGGCAAGTTCTACGCCGACCTTGGCATCGACAAGCTCAATCCGGAAACGGACCGCATCATGATCTGCGGCTCGATGCATATGCTCAAGGATGTCAAGGAACTCGCCGAAAGCCTCGGCTTCCAGGAAGGCTCGCTCAGCCATCCCGCGACCTTCGTCGTCGAGCGCGCCTTCGTCGGCTGA
- a CDS encoding hydantoinase/oxoprolinase family protein, whose product MKENFSVQPPDSLGSVAAGIDVGGTFTDLLLIDGRDGGKVHIAKTPTTVDNQAFGVVSALGATGFAIDGIDLIVHGTTTTTNAVLERRLARTGMITTRGFRDVIELGRRTRPQPYGMTGTFVPVIPRNLRLEVSERVEASGAVRTPLDEAEMREAVTALIAAGCESLVIHFLHSYANPAHERRAAEIAAELWPNGYITTGHALLSEAREFERGVTASVNASVQPILERYVERLRKELAAKGYARDFLIMNGNGGMISARFVTRESAKTVMSGPASGVIAAAYTGKRAGFENLVTYDMGGTSTDVALIRNAEPAVSNEIEIEYAMPIHVPMVAVHTVGAGGGSIARVDAAGLIQIGPESAGANPGPICYGRGGLEPTITDANLVLGRLAPKKLLAVDNPVTVERVTGIFADKIGKATGLSGVEAAGAVLRLGNMKMAGAIRMVSVSRGHDPRDFALFAFGGAGPLHATALARELGLPRVLVPARPGITNALGCVVADLRHDFVNTINQPVAVLDETQLHHVLERHRNEGEQLIGKEAVKPETIRVTHSADMQFVGQTHIINVPLPSSTVTRQELQALFEKAYFARFKVELPEIRANLVNLNTSVTGVRPAIDLSRLIDPAGRAKTLDEARREIRPVWYAGQWHDTPVYAREKLPLDAVIEGPAILEQMDATTVLEPGDRARSDADGNIIIDIGEA is encoded by the coding sequence ATGAAAGAGAATTTTTCGGTGCAGCCGCCGGATTCCCTGGGCAGCGTCGCAGCCGGCATCGATGTCGGCGGGACCTTCACCGACCTGCTTCTGATCGACGGCAGAGACGGCGGCAAGGTGCATATCGCCAAGACCCCGACGACGGTCGATAACCAGGCCTTCGGTGTGGTTTCGGCACTTGGTGCCACCGGATTTGCCATCGACGGCATCGACCTCATCGTGCATGGCACGACCACTACCACCAATGCCGTGCTGGAGCGCCGGCTGGCCAGGACCGGCATGATCACCACGCGCGGCTTTCGCGACGTGATCGAGCTTGGCCGGCGCACGCGGCCGCAACCTTATGGCATGACCGGTACTTTCGTTCCCGTCATCCCGCGCAATCTCAGGCTCGAAGTGTCGGAGCGCGTCGAGGCTTCCGGTGCGGTGCGCACGCCGCTCGACGAGGCCGAAATGCGCGAGGCGGTGACGGCGCTGATCGCCGCCGGCTGCGAATCCCTCGTCATCCATTTCCTGCATTCCTACGCCAACCCGGCGCATGAGCGGCGCGCCGCCGAGATTGCCGCCGAGCTCTGGCCGAACGGCTACATCACCACGGGCCATGCGCTGCTGTCGGAAGCGCGCGAATTCGAGCGTGGCGTCACAGCGTCGGTCAACGCCTCCGTGCAGCCGATTCTCGAACGCTATGTCGAGCGGCTGCGCAAGGAATTGGCCGCCAAAGGCTATGCCCGGGACTTCCTGATCATGAACGGCAATGGCGGCATGATCTCGGCCCGCTTCGTCACACGTGAATCGGCCAAGACGGTGATGTCCGGCCCGGCCTCCGGCGTCATCGCCGCCGCCTATACGGGCAAACGCGCCGGCTTCGAAAACCTCGTCACCTACGACATGGGCGGCACCTCGACCGATGTGGCGCTGATCCGCAACGCCGAGCCGGCGGTCTCCAACGAGATCGAGATCGAATATGCCATGCCCATCCATGTGCCGATGGTGGCGGTGCACACGGTCGGCGCCGGCGGCGGCTCGATCGCCCGTGTCGACGCGGCCGGCCTGATCCAGATTGGTCCGGAAAGCGCCGGCGCCAATCCCGGCCCGATCTGCTATGGCCGCGGCGGCCTGGAGCCGACCATCACCGACGCCAATCTGGTGCTCGGCCGGCTGGCGCCGAAGAAGCTGCTGGCCGTCGACAACCCGGTCACTGTGGAGCGCGTCACCGGCATTTTCGCGGACAAGATCGGCAAGGCGACTGGACTGTCCGGCGTCGAGGCAGCAGGTGCTGTGCTGAGGCTCGGCAACATGAAGATGGCCGGCGCCATCCGCATGGTCTCGGTGTCGCGAGGCCATGACCCGCGCGATTTCGCGCTGTTTGCTTTCGGCGGCGCCGGGCCGCTGCATGCGACCGCCCTGGCGCGCGAACTCGGCCTGCCCCGTGTGCTGGTGCCGGCGCGTCCAGGCATCACCAATGCGCTCGGCTGCGTCGTCGCCGATCTGCGTCATGACTTCGTCAACACCATCAACCAGCCGGTTGCCGTGCTCGACGAAACCCAGCTGCACCATGTATTGGAACGGCACCGAAACGAAGGCGAGCAGCTGATCGGCAAGGAAGCGGTGAAGCCCGAGACGATCCGCGTCACCCACTCCGCCGACATGCAGTTTGTCGGCCAGACCCACATCATCAACGTGCCGCTGCCGTCCTCGACCGTGACCCGGCAGGAGTTGCAGGCGCTGTTCGAAAAGGCCTATTTCGCCCGCTTCAAGGTCGAGCTGCCGGAAATCCGCGCCAACCTGGTCAACCTCAACACCTCGGTCACCGGCGTGCGCCCGGCGATCGACCTGTCGCGCCTGATCGACCCGGCCGGTCGCGCGAAAACGCTGGACGAGGCGCGGCGCGAGATCCGGCCGGTCTGGTATGCGGGCCAGTGGCACGACACGCCGGTATATGCACGCGAAAAATTGCCGCTCGATGCCGTCATCGAAGGCCCGGCGATCCTCGAACAGATGGACGCCACCACCGTGCTCGAACCCGGCGACCGCGCCCGGTCGGATGCCGACGGCAACATCATCATCGACATTGGCGAGGCCTGA
- a CDS encoding hydantoinase B/oxoprolinase family protein gives MAKLDAITLSVLQAALQQVCDEMDLTFSRAAFSPVIAEANDRSDGIYSAVDGSLIAQGSQGLPVFVGVMQYSTKTVIEMIADGRCLAPEPGDIYIVNDPYLGGTHLMDVRFAMPVYRAGKIFCWLSNTGHWPDIGGSVPGGFSASATAVEQEGLRLPPVKLFKKGVLDPEIYAIICSNIRVADQRIGDIRAQAAALLIGQDRLNGILDRYGDETVVEAIAELRRRAAEQMRANIAAIPDGTYHSKAFVDSDGVVNEPLTIALAVEKQGDTLTFDFAGSSKPCAGPMNSVLATTLSSVYLAMRHIFPDVPISAGAFEPLIVRRPEGTFLDAKYPRPVSGCAAEVSQRIAEAVFAAMVQALPDKVTAAPAGSSGNFALGGNDPARGRDYVMYQISGGGYGGNSGHDGLTNGCSTIGISKSPPVEIMEQAFPVLYRHYALREGSGGAGKHRGGFGLAYEVEILRGDARASFVMDHGRFGPQGALGGKDGEPNSVTVFRGGVAHVPPHLSKEQDIPLKAGDRVRVGTPGGGGYGDPRERDADQVQRDVALGYYTAEEASEKFGVVLSADGLTVDRKATDGQRAG, from the coding sequence ATGGCAAAGCTCGACGCCATCACGCTTTCGGTCCTCCAGGCGGCCTTGCAGCAGGTCTGCGATGAGATGGACCTGACCTTCTCCCGCGCCGCCTTCTCGCCGGTCATCGCCGAAGCCAACGACCGCTCCGACGGCATCTATTCAGCTGTCGACGGCTCGCTGATCGCACAGGGAAGCCAAGGCCTGCCGGTGTTCGTCGGCGTCATGCAATATTCGACGAAAACGGTGATCGAGATGATCGCCGACGGCCGTTGCCTGGCCCCTGAGCCGGGCGACATATACATCGTCAACGACCCCTATCTTGGCGGCACGCATCTGATGGATGTGCGCTTCGCCATGCCGGTCTACCGGGCGGGAAAGATCTTCTGCTGGCTGTCCAACACCGGCCACTGGCCCGATATTGGCGGCTCGGTGCCGGGTGGTTTCTCGGCCTCCGCCACCGCGGTCGAGCAGGAAGGCCTGCGGCTGCCGCCGGTGAAACTCTTCAAGAAGGGCGTGCTCGATCCCGAGATCTACGCCATCATCTGCTCCAACATCCGCGTCGCCGACCAGCGCATCGGCGATATCAGGGCCCAGGCCGCCGCACTGCTGATCGGCCAGGATCGGCTCAATGGAATCCTGGATCGTTACGGTGACGAAACTGTTGTCGAAGCAATCGCCGAACTGCGCCGCCGCGCCGCCGAGCAGATGCGCGCCAACATAGCGGCTATTCCCGACGGCACCTATCATTCGAAGGCCTTTGTCGATTCCGATGGGGTGGTCAACGAGCCGCTGACCATCGCGCTAGCGGTGGAGAAACAAGGCGACACGCTGACCTTCGATTTCGCCGGCTCATCCAAGCCTTGCGCCGGGCCGATGAACAGCGTGCTGGCGACGACCCTGTCCTCGGTCTATCTCGCCATGCGTCATATCTTTCCGGATGTGCCGATCAGCGCCGGCGCCTTCGAGCCGTTGATCGTCAGGCGGCCGGAAGGCACCTTCCTCGACGCCAAATACCCGCGTCCCGTGTCGGGCTGCGCGGCGGAAGTCTCGCAGCGCATCGCCGAGGCGGTGTTCGCGGCCATGGTGCAGGCATTGCCGGACAAGGTGACGGCGGCGCCCGCCGGCTCCAGCGGCAATTTCGCGCTCGGCGGCAACGACCCGGCGCGCGGCCGCGATTACGTCATGTACCAGATCTCCGGTGGCGGCTATGGCGGCAATTCAGGCCATGACGGGCTGACCAATGGTTGCTCGACCATCGGCATTTCCAAGTCGCCGCCGGTCGAGATCATGGAGCAGGCCTTTCCGGTGCTCTATCGCCACTATGCGTTGCGCGAAGGCTCGGGCGGCGCCGGCAAGCATCGCGGCGGTTTCGGCCTCGCCTATGAGGTCGAGATCCTGCGCGGCGATGCGCGGGCCTCCTTCGTCATGGATCACGGCCGTTTCGGCCCGCAAGGCGCGCTCGGCGGCAAGGATGGCGAACCCAACAGCGTGACCGTCTTCCGCGGCGGGGTGGCGCATGTGCCGCCGCATCTGTCCAAGGAACAGGACATCCCGCTGAAGGCCGGCGACCGCGTGCGCGTTGGCACGCCGGGCGGCGGCGGCTATGGCGACCCGCGCGAGCGCGACGCCGATCAGGTGCAGCGCGACGTGGCGCTGGGATACTACACCGCAGAGGAAGCCAGCGAGAAGTTTGGCGTGGTCCTGTCGGCGGACGGTCTCACCGTTGACCGGAAGGCGACGGACGGGCAGCGCGCCGGCTAA
- a CDS encoding ABC transporter substrate-binding protein, whose amino-acid sequence MRLFGRFVLAASVALTLASGAASAQDKLRIGTEGAYPPFNYANADGTLGGFDIDLGKALCAEMKAECEFTVQDFDGSIPALQAGKFDAIINITITPERAEKVEFTHKYYQTPPAITVPKDSTIAGTSPDDLKGKALGVQTATIHQKFAEQKYSGSTVKAYPTGDDARTDMANGRLDAMMDGSIILTEWLKKPDGACCKLLGTLTADPAIHGPGVGIALQKGNKELAGKFNAAIDALRANGKYKEINDKYFSFDVYGN is encoded by the coding sequence ATGCGTCTTTTCGGTCGTTTCGTGCTTGCCGCTTCCGTCGCCCTCACGCTTGCCAGCGGTGCCGCCAGCGCCCAGGACAAGCTCAGGATCGGTACCGAGGGCGCCTATCCGCCCTTCAACTACGCCAATGCCGACGGCACGCTGGGCGGCTTCGACATCGACCTCGGCAAGGCGCTGTGCGCTGAGATGAAGGCCGAATGCGAATTCACAGTTCAGGATTTCGACGGCTCTATTCCTGCACTGCAGGCTGGCAAGTTCGATGCGATCATCAACATCACCATCACGCCGGAGCGGGCCGAGAAGGTCGAGTTCACCCATAAATACTACCAGACGCCGCCGGCCATCACGGTGCCGAAGGACTCGACCATCGCCGGCACCTCGCCGGACGACCTGAAAGGCAAGGCGCTCGGCGTGCAGACCGCGACCATCCACCAGAAATTCGCCGAGCAGAAATACTCAGGCTCGACCGTCAAGGCCTATCCGACCGGCGACGACGCCCGCACCGACATGGCCAATGGCCGCCTCGATGCGATGATGGACGGCTCGATCATCCTGACCGAATGGCTGAAGAAGCCCGATGGCGCCTGCTGCAAGCTGCTCGGCACGCTGACGGCCGATCCGGCCATTCACGGACCCGGCGTCGGTATCGCCCTGCAGAAGGGCAACAAGGAACTGGCCGGCAAGTTCAATGCGGCGATCGACGCCTTGCGCGCCAACGGCAAATACAAGGAAATTAACGACAAGTACTTTTCCTTCGACGTCTACGGCAACTGA